DNA sequence from the Liolophura sinensis isolate JHLJ2023 chromosome 1, CUHK_Ljap_v2, whole genome shotgun sequence genome:
GTACTGAGaggattatcaataatcatacaagtaGGTTACTGAGaggattatcaataatcatacaagtaGGGTACTGAGGGAATTATGAATAACCATACAGGTAGGTTACTAAGAGCATTATCAATAGTTATACAGGCAGGGTACTGGGAGGATTATCAGTAATCATACAGGTAGGGTACTGAGaggattatcaataatcatacaagtaGGGTACTGAGAGGcttatcaataatcatacaagtaGGGTACTGAGGGAATTATCAATAACCATACAGGTAGGTTACTAAGAGCATTATCAATAGTTATACAGGCAGGGTACTGGGAGGATTATCAGTAATCATACAGGTAGGGTACTGAGAagattatcaataatcatacatgtatggtactgacaggattatcaataatcatacagGTAGGGTACTAGGGGGATTATCAATCGTCATACAGGTGTGGTATTCAGgggattatcaataatcatacagGTAGGTTACTGAGGGGATAATCAGTAATCATACAGGTAGTGTATTAAGGGGAATACATGTGCTAAGAGTTGAATAGGCCACAATGACAGACAACACACAGATAGCACCCTTCTGAAGTCATACTTGTACTTTGCAGCACGATATCCTCGGGATTAAACTCCTTGGCAGCTGTTCTTCTCAAAGATATCATTCAACCGCTCTACctgaaatataaacacaaagagATGCCGCCTGGGCTCTCCATCCGGACATCCATCGTCGCAGGTAAGCGGTTCAGTCAGCCGAATGGAATCTCCATCGCCACATATAAGTGGTTCACCTCGCATATGGTGACAATCGTCGTCAAAGGTAAGCGGTTCAGTCAGCCGAATGGAATCTCCATCGCCACATATAAGTGGTTCACCTCGCACATGGTGACAATCGTCGTCGCAGGTAAGCGGTTCAGTCAGTCGAATGGAATCTCCATCGCCATATATAAGTGGTTCACCTCGCATATGGTGACAATCGTCGTCAAAGGTAAGCGGTTCAGTCAGTCGAATAGAATCTCCATCGCCACATATAAGTGGTTCACCTCGCATATGGTGACAATCGTCGTCAAAGGTAAGCGGTTCAGTCAGTCGAATGGAATCTCCATCGCCACATATAAGTGGTTTACCTCGCATATGGTGACAATCGTCGTCGCAGGTAAGCGGTTCAGTCAGTCGAATGGAATCTCCATCGCCACATATAAGTGGTTCACCTCGCATATGGTGACAATCGTCGTCGCAGGTAAGCGGTTCAGTCAGTCGAATGGAATCTCCATCGCCACATATAAGTGGTTCACCTCGCATATGGTGACAATCGTCGTCGCAGGTAAGCGGTTCAGTCAGTCGAATAGAATCTCCATCGCCACATATAAGTGGTTCACCTCGCATATGGTGACAATCGTCGTCAAAGGTAAGCGGTTCAGTCAGTCGAATGGAATCTCCATCGCCACATATAAGTGGTTCACCTCGCATATGGTGACAATCGTCGTCAAAGGTAAGCGGTTCAGTCAGTCGAATGGAATCTCCATCGCCACATATAAGTGGTTTACCTCGCATATGGTGACAATCGTCGTCGCAGGTAAGCGGTTCAGTCAGTCGAATGGAATCTCCATCGCCACATATAAGTGGTTCACCTCGCATATGGTGACAATCGTCGTCGCAGGTAAGCGGTTCAGTCAGTCGAATGGAATCTCCATCGCCACATATAAGTGGTTCACCTCGCATATGGTGACAATCGTCGTCAAAGGTAAGCGGTTCAGTCAGTCGAATGGAATCTCCATCGCCACATATAAGTGGTTCATTTTTTAGCACATCCTTACCTGTATAGTCACAGGTAAGTATTGTCTTCACACTCAgatgccacatgtacatgtctcccACCTTGTCTCCTGTTTACACATTGCCTTTGCCATCGGTCTACACCGTGTCTATCTGCACCATGTCACTACCATCCCTTTGCACCACACAATTCCCATCCGTCTACACCATGTTATTGCCATCTGTTTACCCCACACCATTACCATCTCTCTACATCACACCTTTGTCATCTGTCTACCTCGTGGCATTGCCGTCTGTCTACACCATGTCATTCCCACCTGTGTACACTATATCATTGCAATCTGTCTACGCCATGTCATTGCCATCTGTCTACACCATATCATTGTCATCTGTCTACACTATATCCTTGACATCTCTGTAGACCATGACATTGTCATCCGTGTACAACACTATCTACCCATCTACTCATACCATGTCATTCCAATTTGTCTACACCATGACACTGCCGTTTGTCTACACCACGTCATTGTCATTTATCTTAACCACCTCCTTGCCTTCTTCTATCTCACAGCCGTGTGTATGGGGATATTGGCGATTGGGGGCGCTATTCTCGTACAGCACGCCAGTCAGATGGTGCTCCAACTCCACGAGAGTCTCTGGTCGATGGTGTCCGGTCCGACAGGGGGCGTCCTCATTCTCGCCGTCTTCTTCCCTTGTGCCAGCTCTCTGGTATGTCGATATAATCCAAAAAATTCGGGCCGGTTTCTGAATATATCCCCTAAGATTTTTGGCCAAGTTCCTTTGTGAGTGTATCACACATTTTTTTGATTCAGGTCCGTTCCTGAACATGGTCTTTGTTAAGCTTAAGTATCAGGTCTGAAATTAGTATACCATTTATCAACCACGAAGAGGCAttccaagttgataatcgcaagatcagtTCCCGAGCTGACCAGTCTATTATCCTGTGGGATTCCTGACCTGACCAGTCTATTATCCTGTGGGGTTCCTGAGCTTACCAGTCTATTATCCTCTAGGGCTCCTAAGTTGACCAGTCTACTATCCTGTGGGGTTCCTGAGCTGACCAGTCTATTATCCTGTGGGGTTCCTGACCTGACCAGTCTACTATCCTGTAGGGTTCCTGAGCTGACTAGTCTATTATCCTGTGGGGTTCCTGATTTGACCAGTCTACTATCCTGTGGGGTTCCTGAGCTTACCAGTCTATTATCCTGTGGGGTTCCTGAGCTGACCAGTCTACTATCCTGTAGGGTTCCTGAGCTGACCAGTCTATTATCTTGTGGGGTTTCTGACCTGACCAGTCTATTATCCTGTGGGGTTCCTGAGCTGACCAGTCTATTATCCTGTGGTGTTCCTGACCTGACCAATCTATTATCCTGTGGCGTTCCTGAGCTGACCAGTCTATTATCCTGTGGGGTTGCTGACCTGACCAGTCTATTATCATCCTGTGGGGTTCCTGAGCTGACCAGTCTATCATCCTGTGGGGTTCTGGAGCTTACCAGTCTATTATCCTGTGGGGTTCCTGAGCTGACCAGTCTACTATCCTGTGGGGTTCCTGAGCTGACCAGTCTATTATCCTGTAGGGTTCCTGAGCTGACCAGTCTATTGCCCTCTATGGTTCCTGAGCTGACCATCTATTATCCTGTGGAGTTCTGGAGCTGACTCGTCCAATGTCTAATTGGGTTTCGCTTAGAATCCTTTCCAGAGGTTTTTTGTTGGAATATGTGGCTAGCTAAGTCCCATGGGGCAATTTATTCAATGCCTTCCTTTTCTATTCCTTTCCTGGACGTTATTTATATAGTTATTACATTGGTGTACTGTGTTCGAAGATGTGATAACGTCAGCCAAAGGCCTGACAGTGGCAGTGAACCAGGGCTTCAACCGTCAAAGCCAGCCAGGACCCCGTTCCCCGCGGTGCCCCGTCGAGTTCTTGTTGTATTCGTCATTAATCTAGCCacgtttttttcttcttgatcGTCCTTGAATGTTTTGTTAAGATCCATACTTCAATCTCCCAGTAGCTTTTTCCTGATCTCCCCGCAACTCTTTCCCTAATCTGCCCACAGTGTTTTCTCTAATCCTCCTTCAGTGTTTCTCTAATCTCCTAGCAGCTCTTTCTCTAGTCCCTCTGCAGGTCTTTCTTTGATCTCCCTGCAGCTTTTTCCCTAGTCTCCCTGCAGCTCTTTCCCTTACCCCCTGCAGCTTTTTAACTAATATCACCGCAGCTTTTCCCCTAATCTCCCTGTAGCTCTTCCCTAATCTCTACGCTGCTTTTACCTAATCTCCCTGCAGCTCTTTCTCTAATCTTCCGTGGCTTTTCCCCTGGTCTCCCTGCTGTTCCACTAATCTCTCTGATGCTTTTCTCCTAATCTCCATGCAGCTTTCCCCTAATCTCCCTGCAGCTTTTTCTTTAATCTCACCGCACCTTTTTCTTTAATCTCCCTGCAGTTCCTTCTCTAATCTCCCTAGTGCTTTTCACTAATCTCCCTGCTGCTTTTTCCTAATCTCTTTGCAACTTTCCATTAATTTTCCTGCAGCTTTTTCCTAATATCCCTGCAGCTTTTTCTTTAATCTCACCGCAGCTCTTTCTTTAGTCTCCCTGCAGTTCTTTCTTTGATCTCCCTGCAGCTTTTTCCCTTACCCCCTGCAGCTTTTTAACTAATATCACCGCAGCTTTTCCCCTAATCTCCCTGTAGCTCTTCCCTAATCTCTACGCTGCTTTT
Encoded proteins:
- the LOC135466033 gene encoding uncharacterized protein FLJ40521-like; translated protein: MVSSGTIEGNRLVSSGTLQDNRLVSSGTPQDSRLVSSGTPQDNRLVSSRTPQDDRLVSSGTPQDDNRLVRSATPQDNRLVSSGTPQDNRLVRSGTPQDNRLVSSGTPQDNRLVRSETPQDNRLVSSGTLQDSRLVSSGTPQDNRLVSSGTPQDSRLVKSGTPQDNRLVSSGTLQDSRLVRSGTPQDNRLVSSGTPQDSRLVNLGALEDNRLVSSGTPQDNRLVRSGIPQDNRLVSSGTDLAIINLECLFVVDKWYTNFRPDT